One Candidatus Zixiibacteriota bacterium genomic window carries:
- a CDS encoding class I SAM-dependent methyltransferase, with amino-acid sequence MAREKKWWETFFEDFRPAFRREPPGETLKQARAIFRKLEMKKGMRFLDCPCGFGRIGLPLARMGLKVTGVDLTRSYLDEFAASARRSGVRVELVHEDMRRITFDAQFHAAANLYTSFGYFPSDSQNVLVLRRIFRALRPGGRFLMSIINRDWILVNFTPSDWSEVGGVRILQTRRFDYARSVMHDTWHFLKDGTEKVHRTTLRLYSFHELRALFERVGFIDIEGCGSLDGRPTGRTNRDIFVLARKP; translated from the coding sequence ATGGCGAGAGAGAAGAAGTGGTGGGAGACATTTTTCGAGGACTTTCGACCGGCTTTTCGACGCGAACCGCCCGGAGAAACCCTCAAGCAGGCGCGCGCCATCTTTCGGAAGCTTGAAATGAAGAAGGGTATGAGATTTCTGGACTGCCCCTGCGGGTTCGGGAGAATCGGCCTGCCGCTGGCCAGGATGGGTCTCAAAGTCACCGGCGTCGATCTCACGCGGTCGTATCTTGACGAGTTTGCAGCGAGCGCGCGCAGATCCGGCGTGAGAGTCGAGCTGGTGCACGAGGACATGCGCCGGATAACCTTCGACGCTCAATTTCACGCGGCCGCGAATTTGTACACGTCGTTCGGGTACTTCCCGTCGGATTCGCAGAATGTGCTGGTCCTCCGCCGGATCTTTCGGGCGCTTCGCCCCGGCGGCCGGTTTCTGATGTCCATAATCAATCGGGACTGGATTCTCGTGAACTTCACACCGAGCGACTGGTCGGAAGTCGGGGGCGTGAGGATTCTCCAGACGCGCCGGTTCGACTATGCGCGGTCAGTCATGCACGATACCTGGCACTTCCTCAAAGACGGGACCGAGAAGGTACACCGGACCACGCTGCGGCTCTATTCGTTCCACGAACTCCGGGCCCTGTTCGAGCGGGTCGGGTTCATAGACATCGAGGGCTGCGGTTCTCTCGATGGCCGCCCGACCGGACGCACCAACCGCGACATATTCGTCCTGGCGCGCAAGCCGTGA
- a CDS encoding efflux RND transporter permease subunit: protein MLGYIVDFMLRRRYAVLAATAVLCLFGLAALWHLPFDAFPDTTPVLVQVNVAAPGWAPEDLERLVAYPVEQALTGLTGLAEVRSVTRYGLCQVTTIFDDGVDLYLARQQVSERLPGIALPDGIGAPELGPVSTGLGEIFHYIVVADSGDVTDPRTVQDWLIKPQLLAVPGTAEINSWGGFVKEYLILFDPTRLARYNLPLDDMAAAIREQLGNVPGGQIIRGGEMTLVRGIGQVENVGQIENIVVAVVEGTPIAVRDVAEVVIGHELRRGATTYNGRGEAVLGLGFMVTGENPAEVTERLARRLGEAAGGLPAGVRAVPVYERTKMVGEVLSTVEHNLFYGAVLVVAVLLAFLGNLRAGLIVASAIPLAMLFAFDLMSRAGITGSLMSLGAIDFGLAVDNGVIQVENSIRRLSQAGGSASRLHVIRDAILEVRKPTLFGEIIIIIVYLPILTLEGVEGKLFRPMALTVVFMLTGSLILSFTVLPALIGTLLHKGVRAREPIFVGWLRRLYAPALEAALRYRRAVLLAAAVLVAGGVLLFLRLGAEFVPRLSEGTVVINLVRLAGISVDEAVAYNSRVEKNLLAAFPDEIDHIWTRTGTAELSTDPMGLEQSDMFISLTPRRQWTKASTQEELVAAIDAALADLPGQNRIFTQPIEMRVNEMVAGIRGDIGVKLFGDDLAVLEEKAEEIAALLGAIPGAADVTIEQLTGQPQLRLAVDRQRLARFGLSARDVLTAIESLGGLRVGDVYEGQQRFALTVRVDTTLVSGPEDIGALLVQSAAGSLVGLDRVTTATLDEGPAVITREWSKRRIVIQCNARGRDLGSLVREIRERLASDITLPTGYFLRLGGQFEHLERARVRLAIVVPAALLLIFGLLYWTYRSTRDALLIFSGVPLAALGGAAMLAVRGMPFSISAGVGFIALSGIAVLNGLVLVSTIKHLRAEGREITEAVRESALVRLRPVFMTALVAALGFVPMAISTGVGAEVQRPLATVVVGGILTSTALTLIVLPALYLTFGQKTESEV from the coding sequence ATGCTGGGATACATAGTCGACTTCATGCTGCGCCGGCGATACGCCGTGCTCGCGGCCACCGCCGTCCTCTGCCTGTTCGGCCTGGCGGCCCTCTGGCATCTCCCCTTCGACGCTTTCCCGGACACCACGCCGGTCCTGGTGCAGGTGAACGTCGCCGCCCCGGGCTGGGCGCCGGAGGATCTTGAACGGCTCGTGGCATACCCGGTCGAGCAGGCGCTCACGGGGCTGACCGGGCTGGCGGAAGTGCGCTCGGTCACCCGCTACGGGCTGTGCCAGGTCACTACGATTTTCGACGACGGCGTCGATCTCTACCTGGCCCGCCAGCAGGTGAGCGAACGGCTGCCCGGCATCGCCCTGCCCGACGGGATCGGGGCGCCCGAACTGGGGCCGGTCTCCACCGGCCTGGGGGAAATCTTCCACTACATCGTGGTTGCCGACTCCGGGGACGTCACCGACCCCCGCACGGTGCAGGACTGGCTGATCAAGCCGCAGTTGCTGGCGGTGCCGGGGACAGCAGAAATCAACAGCTGGGGCGGGTTCGTCAAGGAGTATCTCATTCTCTTTGACCCGACCCGCCTCGCGCGGTACAACCTGCCGCTCGACGATATGGCGGCGGCGATTCGCGAGCAGCTCGGCAACGTGCCCGGCGGGCAGATCATCCGGGGAGGCGAGATGACTCTCGTGCGGGGGATCGGCCAGGTGGAAAATGTCGGCCAGATCGAGAACATCGTGGTCGCCGTGGTCGAGGGAACGCCGATCGCGGTGCGCGATGTCGCCGAGGTCGTGATCGGGCACGAACTGCGCCGGGGCGCGACGACCTACAACGGGCGCGGCGAGGCGGTGCTTGGACTCGGGTTCATGGTCACCGGCGAGAATCCGGCCGAGGTCACCGAACGGCTGGCCCGCCGGCTGGGGGAAGCGGCCGGGGGGCTGCCGGCGGGCGTGCGGGCGGTCCCGGTCTATGAGCGCACGAAAATGGTTGGCGAAGTGCTCTCGACTGTAGAGCATAATCTCTTCTACGGCGCCGTGCTGGTGGTGGCGGTGCTGCTGGCGTTTCTCGGCAATCTCCGCGCGGGCCTCATCGTCGCCTCCGCCATCCCGCTGGCGATGCTGTTCGCGTTTGATCTCATGTCGCGCGCGGGGATCACGGGAAGCCTGATGAGCCTCGGGGCCATCGACTTCGGCCTCGCCGTCGACAACGGCGTGATCCAGGTCGAGAACTCGATCCGGAGGCTGTCGCAGGCCGGCGGTTCAGCCTCGCGCCTGCACGTGATCCGCGACGCCATCCTCGAGGTGCGCAAGCCGACGCTCTTCGGCGAGATCATCATCATCATCGTCTACCTCCCCATTCTCACCCTCGAGGGGGTCGAGGGGAAGTTGTTCCGGCCGATGGCGCTGACGGTAGTGTTCATGCTGACCGGCTCGCTCATCCTGTCGTTCACGGTCCTCCCGGCGCTCATCGGAACGCTGCTGCACAAAGGGGTCCGCGCGCGCGAGCCGATCTTCGTCGGCTGGCTGCGGCGGCTCTATGCGCCGGCGCTCGAGGCGGCCCTGCGGTACCGCCGGGCCGTGCTGCTGGCGGCGGCCGTGCTGGTCGCCGGAGGGGTGTTGCTCTTTCTCCGGCTCGGCGCCGAGTTTGTCCCGCGCCTGTCGGAGGGAACGGTCGTAATCAACCTCGTGCGGCTGGCCGGGATTTCGGTCGACGAAGCGGTGGCTTACAACTCGCGCGTGGAGAAGAACCTGCTGGCCGCTTTCCCTGATGAGATCGACCACATCTGGACGCGCACTGGCACGGCGGAACTCTCGACCGATCCGATGGGGCTGGAGCAGTCGGATATGTTTATTTCCCTCACACCGCGGCGGCAGTGGACGAAAGCGTCGACCCAGGAGGAACTGGTGGCGGCGATCGATGCCGCGCTGGCCGACCTGCCGGGTCAGAACCGTATCTTCACCCAGCCGATCGAAATGCGGGTGAACGAGATGGTGGCCGGGATCCGCGGCGACATCGGCGTCAAGCTGTTCGGCGACGATCTGGCGGTGCTGGAAGAGAAGGCCGAGGAAATCGCCGCGCTGCTCGGAGCGATTCCCGGCGCGGCCGACGTGACCATCGAGCAACTCACCGGCCAGCCGCAGCTGCGCCTCGCGGTCGACCGCCAGCGGCTCGCCCGCTTCGGGCTGTCGGCCCGCGATGTCCTCACCGCGATCGAGAGCCTCGGCGGGCTCCGCGTGGGCGACGTCTACGAGGGACAGCAGCGCTTTGCGCTTACGGTGCGGGTGGACACGACGCTGGTCAGCGGGCCGGAGGATATCGGGGCGTTGCTGGTGCAGTCGGCCGCCGGGAGCCTGGTGGGACTGGACCGGGTGACGACGGCGACACTCGACGAGGGCCCGGCGGTGATCACACGCGAATGGAGCAAGCGGCGGATCGTAATCCAGTGCAATGCCCGCGGCCGCGACCTGGGGTCGCTGGTGCGCGAGATCCGCGAGCGGCTGGCCTCGGACATCACACTGCCGACCGGCTATTTCCTCCGCCTTGGCGGCCAGTTCGAGCATCTCGAACGGGCCCGGGTGCGGCTCGCGATAGTTGTCCCGGCGGCGCTCCTGCTCATCTTTGGCCTGCTCTACTGGACCTACCGATCGACGCGCGACGCCCTCTTGATCTTCTCCGGCGTGCCGCTGGCGGCCCTGGGGGGCGCGGCCATGCTGGCCGTGCGGGGGATGCCGTTTTCGATATCGGCCGGGGTCGGATTTATCGCGCTCTCGGGGATTGCCGTGCTCAACGGACTGGTGCTCGTGTCGACCATCAAGCACCTCCGTGCGGAGGGGCGCGAGATCACCGAGGCGGTGCGCGAGAGCGCCCTGGTGCGGCTGCGGCCGGTGTTCATGACCGCACTCGTGGCGGCGCTCGGATTCGTCCCGATGGCGATTTCCACCGGCGTGGGGGCCGAGGTTCAGCGGCCGCTGGCAACCGTCGTGGTCGGCGGCATCCTCACCTCGACCGCGCTCACCCTGATTGTGCTGCCCGCCCTCTACCTGACTTTCGGCCAGAAGACGGAATCGGAGGTCTGA
- a CDS encoding efflux RND transporter periplasmic adaptor subunit — MSYALRLKSGLLAALCALVVFGCGGAEQPAGEADAHAGHAHGPGGHAEAAPIEPPAAQADDWCAEHRVPESQCTACDPALIAAFIAAGDWCEEHGLPESHCRLCNPGLGFPQEEPASSAADIAAEEIRVSLFFRPNALVCATNDALIQLATARTAERAGLTVQQVRAAELETTIEAPAEVVFDETRTTAVATTVAALVARWVAAPGETVREDQVLAILQSPEVAALESQLLSAHADLLVHTNELARQEELRGRDLISDAELERQRALFAQAKAAYVAGRGLLRAAGLSEDDLDEIIAEGRISSTFALRAPTAGLLVERRALPGELQEAGSALARLADPAVMWIEARLTEEQLRQVAVGEPLTFASDGRGLSRVGGKIIWVARFLDPHSRTGTVRAQVVDHRHTLQAGEFGRVTIARTGHRRVALVPRDAVQWEGCCNVVFVREAADRYRPRKVEFTDGAGPYYQVLRGLEPGEEVVVDGAFLLKTELKKASIGAGCCGLDPVG, encoded by the coding sequence ATGAGTTACGCGTTGAGACTGAAGTCAGGGCTCTTGGCGGCGCTGTGCGCCCTGGTGGTGTTCGGATGCGGCGGCGCAGAACAGCCGGCCGGGGAGGCCGATGCCCACGCGGGGCACGCTCACGGACCGGGCGGGCACGCGGAGGCGGCCCCCATCGAGCCGCCGGCGGCGCAGGCCGACGACTGGTGCGCCGAACACCGGGTGCCGGAATCGCAGTGCACGGCTTGCGACCCCGCCCTGATCGCCGCGTTCATAGCGGCCGGCGACTGGTGCGAGGAGCACGGTCTCCCCGAGTCGCACTGCCGGCTCTGCAACCCGGGGCTGGGCTTTCCCCAGGAGGAGCCGGCGAGTTCGGCGGCGGATATCGCCGCCGAGGAAATCCGGGTCTCCCTCTTCTTCCGCCCCAATGCCCTGGTCTGCGCGACCAATGACGCGCTGATCCAGCTTGCCACAGCCCGGACGGCGGAGCGCGCCGGACTGACGGTGCAGCAGGTGCGGGCGGCTGAACTCGAGACGACGATCGAGGCGCCGGCGGAGGTCGTGTTCGACGAGACCAGGACGACCGCGGTCGCCACCACCGTGGCGGCGCTCGTCGCGCGCTGGGTGGCCGCGCCGGGGGAAACGGTGCGCGAGGACCAGGTGCTCGCGATCCTGCAGTCGCCGGAGGTGGCCGCGCTGGAATCGCAACTGCTCTCCGCCCACGCCGATCTTCTCGTGCACACCAACGAGCTGGCCCGGCAGGAGGAGCTGCGCGGCCGCGACCTGATCAGCGACGCCGAGCTGGAACGCCAGCGGGCGCTCTTTGCGCAGGCCAAGGCGGCCTATGTCGCCGGCCGGGGGCTGCTCCGGGCCGCCGGCTTGAGCGAGGATGACCTCGATGAGATCATCGCCGAGGGCCGCATTTCCAGCACCTTTGCGCTGCGCGCGCCGACCGCCGGACTCCTCGTCGAGCGCCGGGCGCTGCCGGGAGAACTTCAGGAGGCAGGCAGCGCCTTGGCCCGACTGGCCGATCCCGCGGTGATGTGGATCGAGGCCCGCCTCACCGAGGAACAACTTCGCCAGGTGGCGGTCGGGGAGCCGCTGACGTTTGCCTCGGATGGCCGCGGGTTGAGCCGGGTCGGCGGGAAAATCATCTGGGTCGCGCGGTTTCTCGACCCCCACTCGCGCACCGGGACGGTGCGGGCGCAGGTGGTCGATCACCGGCATACGCTCCAGGCCGGGGAGTTCGGGCGTGTCACGATTGCCCGGACCGGCCACCGCCGGGTCGCGCTCGTGCCGCGCGACGCCGTGCAGTGGGAGGGCTGTTGCAACGTGGTGTTCGTGAGAGAAGCGGCCGACCGCTACCGCCCGCGCAAAGTCGAGTTCACCGACGGCGCCGGTCCGTACTACCAGGTGCTGCGCGGACTCGAACCCGGCGAAGAGGTGGTAGTCGATGGCGCCTTCCTCCTGAAGACCGAACTGAAAAAGGCCAGCATCGGCGCTGGCTGCTGCGGCCTCGACCCGGTCGGCTGA